The Streptomyces sp. NBC_01268 genome segment GTCAGGCCGAGGCGCTTGGCCATCGTCGGGTCGGCGCCGTAGGTCAGGTCGCCGACGCAGGGGTGGCGGAGGGTGGACATGTGCACCCGGATCTGGTGGGTGCGGCCCGTCTCCAGCTTGATGTCGAGCAGCGAGGCCGCGCGGTAGGCCTCGATCAGGTCGTAGTGGGTCACGGAGGCCTTGCCGTCGGCGGTCACGGCCCACTTGTAGTCGTGCTGCGGGTGCCGGCCGATGGGTGCGTCGACGGTGCCGCTCAGCGGGTCCGGGTGGCCCTGGACCAGGGCGTGGTAGCGCTTGTCGACCACGCGCTCCTTGAACTGGCGCTTCAGCGAGGTGTACGCGTACTCCGACTTCGCCACCACCATGAGACCGGAGGTGCCGACGTCGAGGCGGTGCACGATGCCCTGGCGCTCGGCGGCGCCGGAGGTGGAGATGCGGTAGCCGGCGGCGGCGAGGCCGCCGATCACGGTGGTGCCGGTCCAGCCGGGGCTGGGGTGGGCGGCGACGCCGACCGGCTTCATGATCACGACGATGTCGTCGTCGTCGTGGACGATCTCCATGCCCTCGACGGGCTCGGCCACGATCTGCACCGGGGCGGCCGCGCCCGGCATCTCGACCTCGAGCCACGCGCCGCCGCTGACCCGCTCGGACTTGCCGACGACGGCACCGTCGACCTGGACCTTGCCTGCGGCGGCCAGCTCGGCCGCCTTCGTACGGGAGAACCCGAACATACGGGCGATGGCGGCGTCGACGCGCTCGCCCTCCAGGCCATCGGGAACGGGCAGCGTGCGGATCTCGGGACTCGTACTCACCCGTCGAGTATGCCTTGTGCGGACGACACCCCGTCGTCCGCCGGGGGCGGGCTCAGTCCTTGTGGACGGTTCCGTCGGGGTCCAGACCCCGGAAGGACAG includes the following:
- a CDS encoding RluA family pseudouridine synthase, which produces MSTSPEIRTLPVPDGLEGERVDAAIARMFGFSRTKAAELAAAGKVQVDGAVVGKSERVSGGAWLEVEMPGAAAPVQIVAEPVEGMEIVHDDDDIVVIMKPVGVAAHPSPGWTGTTVIGGLAAAGYRISTSGAAERQGIVHRLDVGTSGLMVVAKSEYAYTSLKRQFKERVVDKRYHALVQGHPDPLSGTVDAPIGRHPQHDYKWAVTADGKASVTHYDLIEAYRAASLLDIKLETGRTHQIRVHMSTLRHPCVGDLTYGADPTMAKRLGLTRQWLHAVRLGFEHPGDGQWVEFASTYPADLQTALDRIASESR